From candidate division TA06 bacterium, the proteins below share one genomic window:
- a CDS encoding dephospho-CoA kinase yields MAEKKSFTLAGLTGGTGSGKSTAARYFRELGARIIDADRMGHDLLKSGSPCYEAVLKAFSPGIAIKGRISRKELGKIVFGNKREMKKLNRIVHPHILNGIKDQISKIKKSGFKGLVVVDAALIVPWGLQNKLDHLIVVEAPVKIRLERLVADGLSLDRARKIMASQLPVAKLKREGDLIIINGGSLSSLQQKVKKIHETLGTQRKTDF; encoded by the coding sequence ATGGCTGAGAAAAAAAGTTTCACCCTGGCCGGACTGACCGGCGGAACCGGTTCCGGCAAAAGCACGGCGGCCAGATATTTCCGCGAACTGGGAGCCAGGATCATCGACGCCGACAGGATGGGGCACGATCTGCTTAAAAGCGGCTCGCCCTGTTATGAGGCGGTCCTCAAGGCTTTTAGCCCGGGCATTGCAATCAAAGGGAGAATAAGCAGGAAGGAGCTGGGCAAAATAGTCTTCGGCAATAAACGGGAAATGAAAAAGCTCAACCGGATTGTCCACCCGCACATTTTAAACGGAATAAAAGATCAAATATCAAAAATAAAAAAGAGCGGGTTCAAAGGCCTGGTGGTGGTGGACGCCGCGCTGATCGTGCCCTGGGGTTTACAAAATAAACTGGATCATCTTATAGTGGTGGAAGCCCCGGTAAAAATAAGGCTCGAGCGGCTTGTCGCTGATGGACTTTCTTTGGACCGAGCCAGGAAAATAATGGCCTCCCAGCTGCCGGTCGCAAAGCTCAAGCGGGAAGGCGATCTCATCATAATCAATGGCGGCAGTTTGTCCAGCCTGCAGCAAAAAGTAAAAAAAATTCACGAGACTTTGGGGACGCAAAGAAAAACTGATTTTTAG